tctattgcttatggactacttttacaccatattgtggatgtcctaATGGCGTGCGTCCCTGCGATCATAACTCCCAATGGATGCTTGCTTAGGCtcctaggattttttttcctatataattaaaatcctctaattttttttatattttttctaacaAATCGGCATCTATAAGTGTTTATTGGTTTCCTCACTGATGACTACTAGTACTATTCATTTAATCATTTATACCAATTTTTGGCAGTATATGAGCTAGATTCATATGTACATCATCGTATTCGTATTCTTTCCAAGTTGTCGAACTGCACAAAACATTCTCTCTTGCTGGAAACAACCCCTACCCTCAACATGAACAGCCAGCAACTTCACATTGCTCGGTTTAATTTCCTCCTCCAATCCCTTTCCGGCTAGCCCCAGAAGAATCTAGCTTCTCCAACAAGCTGTCTCCTCTTGCAAGCATCTTTCTTCCGCCTCAAGCCAACAAACCCCAGCGGCTCGTTCGCATACTCTcccatataaaaaagaaaaagaaatagtcCCTCTATCTTATAATAAGTAATCGTGAGTTTCAGTGTCCAACGTTtcaccgtccgtcttatttaaaattattttataattaatattttttattgttatcagataataaaacacaaataatactttatgcgtgcctgaattttttaaataagataaatagttaaACGTATAAATGTACTTAAAATACAagggagtagtactagtagttttATACTAGTAGAGCtcagctgcagcagcaagccACTGCAGTGCAAGAGTCAAACGTGTTCCACTGCACGAGCTCAGCTCACGCACCCACCCGTGCGGGCTCCGCCTCCCGCCCCTTTATAAAACTCCACCTCCCGCCACCGCATCCAGTCACCTCACCACCACCGCAGCATCATCACCGAACACACAAGAAGAGAGAAGCTTCTCGATCGATGGCGGTGGGATTCCGGCGGACGCTGTCGACGCTCACGTCGCCCAAGGCGGTGGCGCCGTCGTTCCTGCTCGACTGCGCGCGGCCCAAGAAGCTGTCCTACGCGCGCGTCAGGTCGACGAGCCTGCCCGTCCGCCTccacccgctcgtcgccggcctgcACGACGCGGCGAGGGCGCTGCTCAAGTGGGCGGACGCGCCGGCGCAGACGGGGCCGGCCTGGGTGGCGGACGGGGCGGACAGGGCGGGGAAGGTGCTCGCCGGGCTCGCCGACCTGCTCCACCACCCGCAGGCGCAGGACGCGCTGCGGCGGCCGTGGACGGAGCAGCTGctcgacgacctcctcctcctcgccgacctccaCGGCTGCTTCAGGGAGTCGCTCGTCGCGCTCAGGCAGCTCCTCGCCGAGACCCACGCCGCGCTCCGGCGCCGCGACGGGtcgcgcctcgccgcggcgctgcgCGCGCAGCGGCGCTCGGCGCGGGAGGTCTCccggctcgcctcctccgcgcgcgaCCTCTCCCACCGTGCCGCCCCGggagacgacgccgacgaggccaccctcgccgacgccttcgcggccgccgcctcctccgtggcggccgcggccgccgccgtcttcgccggcgtgtcgtccgcctccgccgagtccgcggcgagcgccgcgccgtcgccacggaCACCGACGCCCTACTCCCCCGCCCGCACGCCGGCCAGCCCCATGTGGCTGGTGACCgacctcctccggcggcggcggaccgtcTCCTTCGAGGACTACtgcaacgaggaggaggaggagaggaaggcggccatggcgagggtGCGTGGCCTCGAGgagtgcgtcgccgccgccgagagcgGCTGCGAGGAGGTGTACCGCGCGCTCGTCAATGCCAGGGTGTCGCTGCTCAACCTGCTCACGCCCACATTTTGACTCCACAATCCCCACACATTTCTCTTCGATTCGATCCCCtgtgttcatcttcttcttcagagAGATCAACTGATTTTTTGAGCAAAGGCTGTGAGATTAGTTGCCAAAAGATTTCATTTTGTTTCGTTTGGCGTGTGTACATGATGTAAATACTTTTGTGATGTAAAGAAGATGATCCCCCACTTAGGTTCAAAAACATGTCAAATTTCGCATCTTTCATCCCTTCTCTCTGCATTGCCTATTTGCCTCTGCAAGATTGCTCAATgggcttgcttttttttttctttcctcttatttttttttctatttgaacAGGTGAACATTGTATTAATTCTACTCTGCTAGATTGAGaagtgaacaatgttactatttCAATTCAGGCATTCAGCTATCTCTTTCTCATTTGCATGCATGGGAACAGTGTTGTATCAACAATTTTTCCTTTTCAGAAAATTAAAAAAGGTCACAGGGCTGAATCAACAATTCAAGACGCATTCATTGCAAAGGGAGATGTTTAATGAGTAGATTGGGCATCAATCTAGGGCTAGGGTCGGTTTGGCACCACATGGAGTTGTATCTGTGCAGTTAATGTGCCACGCTGGAGTGATCAGTGACCAAACCCTTTTCCAGTGGTGCCATCGCCAACTTCTCCCTGTACTGAAGTTGACGTTTATCCGGCCAGCCATTTCAGCCTAACCTCACATTCCATTGCCCAACATTGCCAAGTTGCCAGCTTGGTTCTCAAGTCAAGATGATCCTCTGATCGTGAACTGACACCGGTTTCTGAACCTATGGCAAATCCTCATCCACACTGACCATGCATCCAACTGTAACATTCACACATACTCCTACATTATTATTATAAACAAAACATCTGCACATTGGTTTCTGAATTCAGACAACTCAACTGACAGTCATCCGGGCCATCTGGCCATGCATCAGATCAACTGAATAATTAAGCCGTTTTTTTGCCACAGAGATTACCGTACTAATTGAAAAGGCGAAAGCAACATAGCAACAGTCTCGTTTTGAACACCAAACTTAACAAGAAAAGTGGCAGATCACTTTTTTCACAAGTAGAGTAGGGGCAGTGCAGCCATGGCCGTCCTGAGCCTGAACAACTCCGGTACAGTAGTCTCTGCTGCAACACATCGATCGCCGGTGTGATTGGCCCGGATTTCATTGCCACCAGATCACATGAAGAGGAGATCAATGTAGCCTCACTCAAataatggagagagagagagagagagagatgatatGCAGATTCAATCATATGGATCCATCACTTGCACCGTGtctagttccaaaataattcttcaaacttccaacttttccatcacatcaaaattttcctgcacacataaacttccaacttttccgtcttatcgttccaatttcaaccaaactttcaattttagtgtgaactaaacacagccttgctggctggctggctagctAGAATGTCACAATCCAAGTCAGCTTTGGACGGATGCAATCCATAATGCAAAAGAGAAGGACCCCCCAATCTTCTGGACTTCTGGTACCATCTGAAAGTCTCTGAAATCCAGAGTATACTGAAAATACTGAATCTAATCTAATGGCACATGCATAATTGGGTTGGTTGGGTAGGGCACCTCCTTTTGCTTGCTCTATGATTTTGGCCTGGATCTTGCGGTTTGCACATGGGGATGGGATCCAAACACCGCGTGCTTAATAGTATTTCAACTTAGGAGATCACGACGAGGATGATATTAGTCTTAGATTTGTTAGGACAGAATTCAAATCATTTTAATCGGAGACGAGACTGATGTGATGAGACCACTTGCGTGTGACAGCTCGTGCGGATTTAGTATATTTGTGAGTAGTGGAAAAGCTTCTTTTGTTTAAGACGCGCGCGAGCACGATGGGAGTAGCTACCAAAAGGAGAATCTCTCGTCGATCGCTCGCATGCACATCACGGACGATTTCTTTTTCGTCTTTGCAACCTTGGAATTATCAAGTGTTTTTTAggcaacttttgttttgttaataaagctttttttttgttatccaATCTCTTGCTactaggagaaaaaaaaaaggacgatAGAAAAGGGGAGGAAAAGATACGAAAGGGAGAACCACTGGAATAATTCATGATCGATCGCTTTGTGGCAATTTGGGCCCAGGAGATGAAGGAGATTGGATGGATGGGCCCAGATAATGCATGTCGCTAGCCTTTTTGGTGTTTGAGCCCACCTTAGATGCGCGCGTTTGGGCAAATTGGCACGTGATCAACGACGCCGCAATATGCGTACACGCGGGAGACGCATCGCCGTCGGTTGGACACGAGCTGATCTCGTGATGCTGCCGCTGCCTTCCTCGTCAAGGCCTCATCAGTTACCATATTCTCTAATAAATCAAgacaatttatttaaaaataaaaattaatttctatGTGTATTTTTAGTGACATAAAAGCTAATATTTAAAAACacattgaaaatatcttaaaatcaacctcgaaaatttaaatttcgatTTTAACTTTAACTTATTTGGGCAACCAGCTCGAACTTGTGAACGGCATATACGGGAGATTGGATGCAACGGCACACGCGTTGTGGGGTTCACGCGTCCCAGCTCCCAAGCAACCCCATCTCAAAAGATTCTCATTCCCGACCAACCAACCATTCCAAGCAGGCCCAAAGTGTGGTGAGCCGGGCTATATTGTGAAAGCCCAATCCTGCTATTTGGGCCGGGTGCTTAGTGCTCGCTGCAGTTGTAGCagagtattttatttatttatttttaatatttataatgttTTTTTGTCTTGCGTATCTATAATTCTATACCCCTAATGATATTTGGTATTGTaggggcttttttttttgagaatccATTATATGGCATTGACTTTGTCACACGCCTACGATTTACCACTGACTTTGCCATGTtacaatatgccatcgacttttgcttaacttctatgaTTTACCATCACCGTCCGGTTAGCCTCCGTTAGCACTGTACAATTTtatccaaatgaccaaaatacccttggacaaaaacatccaaaatttggataaaattatcaaaatattatattataaatataagattgtaaacatccagaatttggtcaaaaacttaaaatctggtatttcagaatttttatccaaaatttgaaagtttttgtccCAAAGGTATTTAGATCATTTCGACAAAATTGTACAGTACTAAAGGAGACTAACCGGATGGCAATGGTAAATCGtaaaagttaagcaaaagtcgatggtatattatagaacacGACAAAATCAATAGTAAATTATAGAcgtgtgacaaagtcagtggcatataatggattatctcttttttttttcaataaccTGGCAAACGGTCGTCGACCCGCTCTAACTGGCAGGTGACATTAGGGGGTACAGATCTGTAAAACTCGaaaacaataaatatttttttaagaaaatcttgcAGCAGGtggcgccgccacggcgagtTCATCCACAGCTACCAGCAGGTGCCAACCATTGGCACCAAATCACCAATCAACCACCAAGAAAAGGACGGTTTTTAAATACAAGTGTGTTCCGGTGGACTCGTGCTCCATTATCCATCTGGGATCTGCGGTGCCCAGCAATTATCTTGCTTCTCCACCAAAAGAGATGATCTATCTAGCTAATAGgatggtgcttttttttttctcccggtGGTTACAATACTACAAGTAATTATTTACAAGTGATTTAAAAGGACTTGAGCTATGTTTGCGGTTGGATAAAAGAACCTAGCATTCTTTGACTTCTTGTATTGTATAGATACATCACCTATCTTAAAATATTGCTATCTAAGATGTGATTTGTTCCATTAAGACACCAAGGAGGACCCACCAAGGGTCAAATCTTCATGTGCTAGGAAACACGTGTGTAGTAGTTTATATGCGCGTGCGCGTATACGTATGCCATGTAATAGaagtaaaaaaacaatcttATGTGTTATATACTCACTTagtctcataaaaaataaatctaataaaaaatataacttatatacTATAAATgtgaacatactccctccgtctttaGAAAAACCTAATTCTGGGTTTAAACctggattgagttttttttaggacggagtacTTGTTACTCTAGTTGTATCTAGGCTTTGTTTAGTTCTacatcaaaattggaagtttgaagaaattggaacgatgtgacggaaaagttgaaagtttttgtgtGTTTATGAAAGTTCGATGTgtcggaaaagttggaagttcgaataaaaaagtttgaatctaacAAGGCCCTAGTATACTGTACCAAACTTGGAATTCTGGAAAGGGCACGTCCACATCATACGCTCCCCACATAAGGTctatgtttagtttctgaaattggggagaagtttggggaaagttggtactccctccgtttcacaatgtaagtcattctaacatttcctatattcatattgatgttaatgaatttagacatatatatctatctagattcattgacatcaatatgaatgcagaaaatgctagaatgacttatattgtgaaacggaggaagtagtttggaaaaaaagttgggagtttatgtgagtaggaaagttttggatgtgatgtgatgtgatggaaagttaggagtttggagaaagtttggtgtgaactaaacagggccaagatcaaaattaaggttgtgtttacTGTTTAGATCCAGCGATCCAGCGGTGAAAATTTTTATCGTGTCACACCAGATAttcggacacacatttgaaatattaaacgtagattaataacaaaacaaattgtaGATTCCGCATGCAAActatgagacgaatttattaagcctaattaatccgtcataaGCAAATGTTTATTATAGTACCACCTTATCAAATCATgaagtaattaggcttaaaagattcatctcacaatttacacgtaatttatgtaattaaaaattttcctttatttaatactttatatatgtatcaaATATTGGATCTGACATGGTGAGAAAACTATAGGTGATCTAAACAGGTCGTAAATTAGATCGATCCGGCTgagatgtgggccccacgtgcaGGGTCGCGCACGTACGGTACGATGGGTCATTTCACCGTCGCACGCCGTGCACACGGACTGTGAAATCTGTCAGTAATCTGTCCATCAGTCAATCATTGCCGTCTGCTCTGTCACACTGGCACGTGGGGCCAGCAgtacgtgggacccacgtgcaGTGTCCCAGCGCCTGCACCGTACGTACGTTGCGTCACACGAAGCGCGCGCACGAGCGTGCAGTGCCGTGTCATCGTGCGTGCGAGCCTGTGCCCGGGACCACACGCAGTGGCGGCAGGTCCAACGTGGCAGCAGTTAACCATTTTTTAAGAAGTTAACCAAGAGCAGTGACATCCAGGGCTTCAACGTGGCGGCAGTAAAGACGAATGACCAAAATTAGACACCGAAAAATATGGTTGCATTTAAattgggactgagggagtaagTATTAGACTACTACGGAGTATTTATATATCTTAAaacaatacaattatttttgtctcttttatttatcttaaaataagtttttttaccAATCATGATAGAGTTTATAAAAGTAAAAGAATAATATATTAAAAgcagataaaaaataaataattatatttgaatttgataAAGTAGGTTTTAGTGGTATGAGTAGGGTAGATAACAATTAACAAATGAATTTATTTCAGGGCAGAACAGGTAGGGTGGTGGTAGTACAATTTCTTTACCATGGGAACAGTGGAAATTTGTTGTACGCGTGCACGTCGGTGTGTCGTCTTCGCCGTCGTCACCATCGTCGCCGACGTGCTCCGTGTCGCCAACGATGTTTGCCTTGTTTATATTGGAAGGTACAGTACAAGATGATGGTGCTCCGTACAACGTTCTCTTTTTACCTTAGGTGATGCTTATGCAACGTGCTCGTTTGTTTGTTTCGATCAATGGACTTAGTAGTGCGTACGACGTAATTAAGGAGAGATGTATCCAAAACGACAAAATGAGAGCAAGTACTATAATAATGTTGGATGTATTGTTTCTAAATATATTACATACGATTAGATTATGAGATGGAGAAAATAAgtgaagaaagagaagggaagacACCCCTTATGCTAAGGGGCGGATATATGAGTAGGACAGCTAGGGCTAGAATCCTACTCCTATGCCCAAATATACATTGAAATTatactataaatttgaaaaattaaagACAAGAGACAaattgtcgacgggggatacccgtagaccagatatagagggtattggggtacgctggtatgaggatctacgtagtacgacatcaagcaaacaggaaacaaggattatactggttcaggccccttgataggtaatagccctaacccagttgatatgggattatatagtgAAAACCACATATTAtaaagggaatagcagaactcgatgataccgacgagaccgtagtcgagttgattcgacccGATCACCCCGGCGACTTTGACTCCTGGAGGCTCTGACTTCGTAGGCTATGGTGgttgtgttggcggtgagattcgatgccttaaggtcctcccggggggtcccttttatactgcaggtcagttggtctccaagtagaactcggagacatcggaccctacacAATACAGTAagacccagttctatccgagtaggactccttccatctgtggaatcgtgatgaatttccttaacgtatacagAAAACATCCGTATACGCGCAGACATACCATATCAGTATACGacgtatatccaagggtagagggtataccttatccgtaaccctgacacaaaTTTATGTAGATAATACTAATTTAGTCCTACTCTAAGCATATTCTGGCTCCGCCACTACCTCATGTAAGAGACAACCTTCACacaaatttcaaaaaagaagataaaaaaaagaggggattggacaaacaaataaaataaaattattgggGATAGTATGCTAAAGATAATGTAGATGTGATATATTGCATATATCACATCTTATCTTACATGGATATAAAATTGGATGTGGAAACTACCCCTTTACAAAACTTGCTCCGACTTCTACAAATTTCTGCGTACTACCTCTGCCATGTGTAAATTGTATTTAATTTGATACTTGCTGGTTTTTGCAACATAGCCATGCAACACCCATAATTACAAGGCAAAGTACACATCCGCGTGCAGCACATAATCTAGAGCTACGCGCATATTAGTTGAGTGAAATGCTTTTGCGTGGCAGACGGTTCATCCGTTCAATTTCTATCCCTTGTTGACTTGAACGTGTCAAGGGTCACTCTTCATTCTTCACATTCAAAGCAACAGATGAGTCAAGTAGTACTAAAATAAAGCACAAGAATGGATCAATTCAGATGTAGGTATAGCCGTGTAGCCAATGCtttacgccgtgtttagtttcaaaatatttcttcaaacttttaacttttccatcacatcaaaacttttctatatacataaacttccaacttttctgtcacatcgtttaaatttcaacaaaacttccaattttgatgtgaactaaacacaccctagttGAGTATTCTATACTGGGCAATTATATAACTACCTTATATTATCGCTTATAATGTCTTACTAAACACATGATTCAGATCCAACGTACAGACAAGACATCGATAAGAATATACTAGTATCTAAAAAGACATATATGGAACACCAATTATTATCACCCAATATGACTTGTGTAAAAATGGAATTATCTAGCATTATAGGTAGCTATTAGCTACATTGACATGGTATGAAAGTGATAGCCACACAATTAGCAACCTAAGATGGTAAGACAAAATGCATTAAGTGCATTTATtgatatatttaaaatattaggtATGTGTCGGGATGAAAAGCCATTAGATATGTGTGGGGGTTCTAATCATCAAATTTAATGTAATGTACAACACTTAGTTTTGAGACGGCATTAGCCATATTGGATAAGACATACTTCACCTTGCATTCCCTCTTCACTAACCCCTATTATTCTCTCCCTATATTTCCCCCTCAACACCACCCTATTACGCAACCCCTTCTTTTTGCGACATCGGTGGCATCTATCGTATCTAACCATAATAGAAGTACTTCATTTGTTATCCTACCCCTCCTGCCACAACTCTAGCACCATCTAACCAAACCTTCGCACATTCTCTGTATCATGCCTTTTTCTCATACTCGGTGACGAACCCTCAACTTGTGACTATTGATCGCCCTCGTCAACCACCACCGTCAATCTCTCCTCTAAACCATCGAAAAACAATACTACTCCTTTATCACATTCTAGCCTGAGCCAGAGAAGAGTGTGGCCATACATAGGTTGAGTATTttggatgggttgggaacccctccctTTCGCATGTAAAATAAATTGATGGattaatgtatgattaattaagtattagcttaaaacattaaaaaataaattaatatgattttttaccataactttgtatataaattttttgaaaaaaaaccacatcatttaacagtttaggAACCGTGTATGTATGATAAGAGAGGTGAGGTTAGGAACCCAGAGGTAAGAGCACAGCTATAGAGTCAGTCCAGTCAGCCAGCCAGGGGTTACAAAGTACAAACACGGTCACATGACTCACAGTTGAATTTCGCCAAAAAGTTTGAAAGCCCCATGCgcaaaaaccaaacaaaaaccaAACCCGTAGAACCcggaggagggagagcgagagagaaagAGCAAGTTACAAAacccgcttcctcctcctctctctcctccccgacCCGCACGAGCGCGCAGACGCagcccacccaccaccacccccgcacgCGACGCGGCCGAAGCGAATACTTTTCCAAACTCCTCTCCTCACACTGTATGGGTTGCTGCGGCTCCTCGCTGCGGGTGGGGTCCCACGCGCCGGAGaagccgccccgccgcgcccgccccccgccgccgccgccgcagccgcaccaCCCGCGCCGCCCGTCCTTCACCCTCAACGCGCACCaggcggccgcctcctcctccgccgcctccgccgctcccgccccggcgttcgCGGAGTTCTCGCTGGCGGAGCTCCGGGAGGCGACGGGCGGGTTCGCGGCGGCGAACATCGTGTCGGAGAGCGGCGAGAAGGCGCCCAACCTCGTCTACAGGGGGCGGCTGCAgggggcgggaggcggcggccgcgccatcGCCGTGAAGAAGTTCGGCAAGCTGGCATGGCCCGACTCCAAGCAGTTCGCGGTAAGCGGGGAGGGGGGAtgcatccatccaaccaaacaaccaACCAACGAACCAGCCGCTTGCGCGTGGATTTTGGGTTGCCGCGGGATTGTGGGGTTCGGGTTGGTTAGGCGTGGATTTGGAAACTGAGTTTGGTTTTGTGGGTTTTTGGTTTGCAGGAGGAGG
The sequence above is drawn from the Oryza glaberrima chromosome 10, OglaRS2, whole genome shotgun sequence genome and encodes:
- the LOC127752939 gene encoding uncharacterized protein LOC127752939, with amino-acid sequence MAVGFRRTLSTLTSPKAVAPSFLLDCARPKKLSYARVRSTSLPVRLHPLVAGLHDAARALLKWADAPAQTGPAWVADGADRAGKVLAGLADLLHHPQAQDALRRPWTEQLLDDLLLLADLHGCFRESLVALRQLLAETHAALRRRDGSRLAAALRAQRRSAREVSRLASSARDLSHRAAPGDDADEATLADAFAAAASSVAAAAAAVFAGVSSASAESAASAAPSPRTPTPYSPARTPASPMWLVTDLLRRRRTVSFEDYCNEEEEERKAAMARVRGLEECVAAAESGCEEVYRALVNARVSLLNLLTPTF